From the Fibrobacter sp. UWB4 genome, one window contains:
- a CDS encoding alpha-E domain-containing protein, with protein MLSRVANSIYWLARYIERAENVARSIDVNLQLQLDLPGEERPWEPVIQIAGNADDFFKKYAHVSIENALMFLTFDKENPNSIISCVGAARENARCVRERISSELWIAINQFYLKLNDPEMPKEALAGPHAFYNSVKEFSQLTAGIIQGTMNHDVAWNFTHLGTLLERADQTSRILDVKYYILLPDVSMVGMALDTVQWNAVLKSVGAYEMFHRRNSNVTPHNVAEFLLLSEDFPRSLRYCLEKAEQCLKNIAYPVKSKAESIRLLGKLRSDIAFTTIEEIIDQGLHEQIEKVQIRLNELGNQIWKDFFC; from the coding sequence ATGTTAAGTAGAGTCGCAAATTCCATTTATTGGCTCGCCCGCTATATAGAACGCGCCGAAAACGTCGCGCGAAGCATCGACGTGAACCTCCAGCTGCAACTGGATTTGCCCGGTGAAGAGCGCCCTTGGGAACCGGTGATTCAGATTGCCGGCAATGCCGATGACTTCTTCAAAAAATACGCGCACGTTTCCATCGAAAACGCGCTCATGTTCTTGACGTTCGATAAGGAAAATCCGAACAGCATCATTTCGTGCGTCGGGGCCGCCCGCGAAAACGCCCGCTGCGTCCGCGAAAGAATTTCTTCGGAGCTATGGATTGCCATCAACCAGTTCTATCTGAAACTGAACGATCCTGAAATGCCTAAAGAAGCGTTGGCAGGTCCGCACGCATTTTACAACAGCGTCAAGGAATTCAGTCAGCTCACCGCGGGCATCATTCAAGGCACGATGAACCACGATGTCGCTTGGAACTTCACGCATCTCGGCACATTGCTCGAACGCGCTGACCAGACTTCGCGAATTCTGGACGTCAAGTACTACATCTTGCTTCCGGACGTGAGCATGGTGGGCATGGCGCTCGATACCGTGCAGTGGAACGCCGTTCTCAAGAGCGTCGGTGCGTACGAAATGTTTCACCGTCGCAATTCGAATGTGACACCGCATAACGTCGCGGAATTTCTCCTGCTCTCCGAAGACTTTCCGCGTTCCTTGCGCTACTGCCTAGAAAAAGCAGAGCAATGCCTCAAGAACATCGCCTACCCTGTCAAGAGCAAGGCAGAATCCATCCGCCTCCTAGGAAAGTTGCGTTCCGACATTGCGTTCACCACCATCGAAGAAATCATCGATCAAGGGCTTCACGAACAAATTGAAAAAGTTCAGATTCGCTTGAACGAACTTGGCAACCAGATCTGGAAAGATTTCTTCTGCTAA
- a CDS encoding CotH kinase family protein — MQNKHIVWFLAFASTYFCSCTDDNVAAPFDDTPQISESSSSIGPQENSSNLPPAQFLSSSVEFSEVSSSQTAPVPGSSSVNNLSSSSSPIALSSSVISETSSSTTPEQPALSSSSTATSNTSTAQSSSSSLQDYGDNHKPKATFLPKAGFYKSLTIEPPTPQKGGEIRCTFDGSFPTANSKQITSATPITENSVVRCSEFVNGMAVDTTTQTYFINESVSMPVIALTVNHHDMFDSTDGLYATGNLTGGGFGGGMWDIGGGGNITDNSNPKCTEPCKAANFWKDTELPVHVEYFEKGSSTTEKTWEIDAGISIIGNWSRYKPKKSVAIKMDNDTYGDKVIKYSLFKTRPEAKKFKSFNLRNNGNRFWTDYIGDAMMTSLMEGTEVDYQRSRQVVVFFNGEYFGIHDMRERLNRHFVETNYGIDSKSINMIKIAGTSYEASGTNGASTSDYQQLVNSISSANFAGENNAQYEQIKSKLNVNSFAQYMFAEMYYHNGDWPNNNIRAWGGNGHPFKFVAFDTDHGFGFTPGISGFDVQNQNMFDWVLGSKSSNQGGNGGMWGGFGGFGGGSSVDSRSPGGMLKKLLENPDFKRMFINNACILLNSYLTYEKVQSTVQSMMATIPSSEQQRDEKRWPRNQSNFKWDPTGNTLISYAKNRGETLKKEMAERFDLENEVSVTIGVSGNGSVQVDGMKLPSNNYQCKFFSNNELQLTAAASAGAVFTGWSDGSTENPHKVTPTAGMTITAVFK, encoded by the coding sequence ATGCAAAATAAACACATAGTTTGGTTTCTTGCGTTTGCGAGCACATATTTTTGTAGTTGCACAGACGACAATGTCGCAGCTCCGTTTGACGACACACCTCAAATCAGCGAAAGTTCGTCATCTATTGGCCCCCAGGAAAATTCAAGCAACCTTCCTCCAGCACAATTTTTGTCTTCTTCTGTCGAATTTTCCGAAGTTTCAAGTTCACAGACCGCTCCTGTTCCAGGCTCATCTAGCGTAAACAACCTCAGCAGTTCTTCCTCGCCTATCGCACTTTCAAGTTCCGTCATTTCAGAGACGAGCAGTTCGACTACACCAGAGCAGCCAGCACTTTCCTCAAGCTCCACAGCAACATCAAATACATCGACAGCACAATCATCATCTAGCAGTCTTCAGGATTATGGCGATAACCACAAGCCTAAAGCAACATTCCTCCCGAAAGCAGGGTTCTACAAGAGTTTAACCATTGAACCGCCCACGCCTCAAAAAGGCGGCGAAATCCGTTGCACATTTGACGGTTCATTCCCGACAGCAAATTCCAAACAAATTACATCAGCCACCCCAATTACAGAAAACTCAGTTGTACGTTGTTCTGAATTTGTAAACGGCATGGCTGTGGATACCACGACACAGACGTACTTCATCAACGAAAGCGTTTCGATGCCGGTTATCGCACTCACCGTCAATCACCACGACATGTTCGACTCTACAGACGGTCTCTATGCAACAGGGAACCTCACTGGCGGCGGATTTGGCGGTGGCATGTGGGACATTGGCGGAGGTGGCAACATAACAGACAACAGCAATCCCAAATGTACAGAACCTTGCAAGGCCGCAAACTTCTGGAAAGACACGGAGCTTCCCGTACACGTGGAATACTTTGAAAAAGGAAGTTCTACCACTGAAAAGACTTGGGAAATTGATGCAGGCATTTCAATTATCGGGAACTGGAGCCGCTACAAGCCAAAGAAAAGCGTGGCCATAAAAATGGACAACGACACATACGGCGACAAAGTTATCAAATACTCTTTGTTCAAGACGCGCCCAGAAGCCAAGAAATTCAAAAGTTTCAACTTGCGCAACAACGGCAACCGTTTCTGGACGGATTACATCGGTGACGCCATGATGACATCACTCATGGAAGGCACGGAAGTCGATTACCAGCGCAGCCGCCAAGTCGTCGTGTTCTTCAATGGCGAATACTTCGGCATCCATGACATGCGTGAACGATTGAACAGACACTTTGTCGAAACAAACTACGGCATTGATTCAAAGTCCATCAACATGATCAAGATCGCCGGTACAAGCTACGAAGCAAGCGGTACAAACGGAGCTTCAACTAGCGATTACCAGCAACTTGTAAACAGCATTTCTAGTGCAAATTTTGCAGGCGAAAACAACGCTCAGTACGAACAGATTAAGAGCAAGCTCAATGTCAACAGTTTTGCCCAGTACATGTTCGCCGAAATGTACTACCACAACGGTGACTGGCCAAACAACAATATTCGCGCCTGGGGCGGCAACGGACACCCGTTCAAATTCGTCGCATTCGACACAGATCACGGCTTTGGTTTTACACCGGGCATTAGCGGTTTCGATGTTCAAAATCAGAATATGTTTGACTGGGTTCTCGGTTCAAAATCAAGCAATCAAGGCGGAAACGGTGGCATGTGGGGCGGTTTCGGCGGCTTTGGCGGCGGCAGCTCCGTTGACAGCAGGTCTCCAGGCGGCATGCTCAAGAAGCTCCTTGAAAATCCTGATTTCAAGCGCATGTTCATCAACAACGCCTGCATCCTCCTCAACAGCTACTTGACTTACGAAAAGGTGCAGAGCACTGTGCAGTCCATGATGGCAACCATACCATCTTCGGAACAGCAGCGCGACGAAAAACGCTGGCCGCGCAATCAGAGCAATTTCAAGTGGGATCCGACAGGCAATACACTTATATCCTACGCCAAGAATCGCGGCGAAACGCTCAAGAAAGAAATGGCTGAACGCTTTGACCTTGAGAACGAAGTTTCCGTGACGATCGGCGTCAGCGGAAACGGCAGCGTACAGGTGGACGGCATGAAACTTCCGAGCAACAATTATCAGTGCAAGTTCTTCAGCAACAACGAGCTTCAATTGACAGCTGCGGCAAGCGCCGGTGCAGTATTCACGGGATGGTCTGACGGTTCAACAGAAAACCCTCACAAGGTTACGCCCACCGCAGGTATGACAATTACGGCTGTGTTCAAGTAA